From a region of the Acidimicrobiales bacterium genome:
- a CDS encoding SURF1 family protein, with the protein MDRFRFVLRPKWIFGHILVVALLATFIWCGFWQLRRLDQRKAFNRLAKANEDLPVATIDDLHIRTDQGTGHAKADQGRPLRLRGTYVADRSVVIDSQSIDSQPGVWIVTPLKTTEGPVVLVNRGFYPSNGGVDSPPASTAPPKGLVTVDGSVQPTETPGVFEHRDPATWQHLYQRIDVDRIRGALRLPTLPYWVLLTGQHPADPGLHLTPVPPPVLTNGPHLGYAIQWFGFTLVGLVGYPLLLMRKARDPDRSSRREEVIDETGGAAGDTDSGDTAAADASGGVGEELTPSS; encoded by the coding sequence GTGGATCGGTTCCGCTTCGTGCTGCGTCCCAAGTGGATCTTCGGTCACATCCTCGTGGTGGCGCTCCTCGCGACGTTCATCTGGTGCGGGTTCTGGCAGCTGCGGCGCCTCGACCAGCGCAAGGCCTTCAACCGCCTGGCCAAGGCCAACGAGGACCTGCCGGTGGCCACGATCGACGACCTGCACATCCGCACCGACCAGGGCACCGGCCACGCCAAGGCGGACCAAGGCCGGCCGCTGCGCTTGCGGGGGACGTACGTCGCGGACCGCTCGGTCGTGATCGACAGCCAGAGCATCGACAGCCAGCCCGGCGTGTGGATCGTCACGCCGCTGAAGACGACCGAAGGCCCCGTCGTGTTGGTCAACCGGGGCTTCTACCCGAGCAACGGCGGGGTCGACTCGCCGCCGGCCAGCACGGCGCCTCCGAAGGGCTTGGTCACGGTGGACGGTTCGGTGCAGCCCACCGAGACGCCCGGCGTCTTCGAGCACCGGGACCCGGCCACGTGGCAGCACTTGTACCAACGCATCGACGTCGACCGGATCCGCGGCGCGCTCAGGCTCCCGACGCTGCCGTACTGGGTGCTCCTGACCGGCCAGCACCCCGCCGACCCCGGCCTGCACCTCACGCCCGTGCCGCCGCCGGTGCTCACCAACGGCCCACACCTCGGCTACGCGATCCAGTGGTTCGGCTTCACGCTGGTGGGTCTGGTCGGCTATCCGCTCCTCCTCATGCGCAAGGCCCGCGACCCGGACCGCTCCTCGCGCCGCGAGGAGGTCATCGACGAGACCGGCGGCGCGGCGGGCGACACCGACTCAGGGGACACCGCCGCGGCCGACGCGAGCGGTGGAGTCGGCGAGGAGCTGACCCCGAGTTCGTAA
- a CDS encoding TetR/AcrR family transcriptional regulator produces the protein MGEGTALGVRLAGALARRGLDQFAAAARLDSEVSRRIGLAAIELVGRWGVRKTTIADIAQRAGCSRATVYRVFPDGKRQVLLAAGAARLEEFLADMAAVADRAASGEDVLVGLLSTAARELADDAAFQFLLHHEHDVLLPFLGFAEQGRLFGLVRTVIGPHLEPHLGEQAGWTAEWCARILLSYLFNPSDELDLTRPANARLLVRRFLLPALAPRVPVPA, from the coding sequence ATGGGCGAGGGGACTGCGCTCGGGGTTCGGCTGGCCGGCGCGCTGGCCCGCCGGGGATTGGATCAGTTCGCCGCGGCTGCCCGCCTCGACTCGGAGGTGTCCCGGCGTATCGGTCTCGCCGCGATCGAGCTCGTCGGCCGTTGGGGCGTACGCAAGACCACCATCGCCGACATCGCGCAGCGGGCCGGTTGCAGCCGCGCCACCGTGTACCGGGTGTTTCCCGATGGCAAGCGCCAAGTGTTGCTCGCGGCCGGCGCGGCACGCCTCGAGGAGTTCCTGGCCGACATGGCCGCGGTTGCCGACCGAGCCGCGTCGGGCGAAGACGTGCTGGTAGGGCTGTTGTCCACGGCGGCCCGCGAGCTCGCCGACGACGCAGCGTTCCAGTTCCTCCTCCACCACGAGCACGACGTGCTCTTGCCGTTCCTCGGGTTCGCCGAGCAGGGTCGTCTCTTCGGGCTCGTTCGCACCGTCATCGGTCCGCACCTCGAACCGCACCTCGGCGAGCAGGCCGGCTGGACCGCTGAGTGGTGTGCCCGCATCCTGCTCAGCTACCTGTTCAACCCGTCCGACGAGCTCGATCTCACCCGACCCGCCAACGCACGCCTGCTCGTGCGGCGGTTCCTGCTCCCGGCCCTCGCACCTCGAGTGCCCGTGCCGGCCTGA
- a CDS encoding ferritin-like domain-containing protein gives MSSTEDLIGRADINDLEAILSVTNTDVDATLHSVADNADAIFTWDYEKGARPALNKLYEKAKKNQWNGETDLPWETEVDQEAVVLANAAAQGAMTGLGGSTLDLAGTPFEKWDDKQWIELGIQSQNWTLSQFMHGEQGALVCTAKIVETVPWIDAKYYAATQVMDEARHVEVFAKYLDEKLSGHYPINAHLGLLLDDIVNDSEWDMTYLGMQIMVEGLALAAFGFIHQLTTEPLLKQLLRYVMADEARHVAFGVLSLKEVYAEMSAADIRRRQEFAFEAAVRMRDRFLQQEVWDRMGLPVKETIKLVMQAPERQVFQQMLFTKIVPNCKKLGLLDAGDGWLRQKFGELGVIQFEDWEDTGTEYEALQVDEIETGAASA, from the coding sequence ATGTCGTCCACCGAAGACCTCATCGGCCGAGCCGATATCAACGACCTCGAGGCGATCCTGTCGGTCACCAACACTGACGTCGATGCCACGCTCCACTCCGTGGCCGACAACGCCGACGCGATCTTCACGTGGGACTACGAGAAGGGTGCACGGCCGGCGCTGAACAAGCTCTACGAGAAGGCCAAGAAGAACCAGTGGAACGGCGAGACCGACCTGCCGTGGGAGACCGAGGTCGACCAGGAGGCCGTGGTGCTGGCCAACGCCGCCGCACAGGGCGCCATGACCGGGCTCGGGGGATCCACCCTCGACCTCGCCGGCACGCCGTTCGAGAAGTGGGACGACAAGCAGTGGATCGAGCTCGGCATCCAGAGCCAGAACTGGACCCTCAGCCAGTTCATGCACGGTGAGCAGGGAGCCCTGGTCTGCACGGCCAAGATCGTCGAGACCGTGCCGTGGATCGACGCCAAGTACTACGCGGCCACGCAGGTGATGGACGAGGCCCGCCACGTCGAGGTCTTCGCCAAGTACCTCGACGAGAAGCTCTCGGGCCACTACCCCATCAACGCCCACCTCGGCCTGCTGCTCGACGACATCGTCAACGACAGCGAGTGGGACATGACGTACCTCGGCATGCAGATCATGGTCGAGGGACTGGCGTTGGCTGCGTTCGGCTTCATCCACCAGCTCACGACCGAGCCGTTGCTGAAGCAGCTGCTGCGCTACGTCATGGCCGACGAAGCGCGCCACGTCGCGTTCGGCGTGCTCAGCCTCAAAGAGGTCTACGCCGAGATGAGCGCCGCCGACATCCGCCGCCGGCAGGAGTTCGCGTTCGAGGCCGCGGTCCGCATGCGCGATCGCTTCTTGCAGCAAGAGGTGTGGGACCGCATGGGCCTGCCCGTCAAGGAGACCATCAAGCTGGTCATGCAGGCGCCCGAGCGCCAGGTCTTCCAGCAGATGCTGTTCACCAAGATCGTGCCGAACTGCAAGAAGCTCGGCCTGCTCGACGCAGGCGACGGGTGGCTGCGCCAGAAGTTCGGCGAGCTCGGCGTCATCCAGTTCGAAGACTGGGAGGACACCGGCACCGAGTACGAGGCGCTGCAGGTCGACGAGATCGAGACGGGTGCGGCGTCGGCCTGA
- a CDS encoding TetR/AcrR family transcriptional regulator, with amino-acid sequence MTDDARQRVLEAAVAAFGRVGIAKSTVEDVASAAGVARASVYRWFPGGREQLVAEAIAFEVGKFFDGLTETLMGVDDLAERLERTLQYAQSTLAAHEVLQRVLETEPERLLPHLSDAGPIMLATLRQRLLLLLADQALRPGLDAEDAADWLSRMLLSFIVSPGGWDLDDPAAVRQLVRGHLLAGVLVDDP; translated from the coding sequence GTGACCGACGACGCACGCCAACGGGTGCTGGAGGCCGCGGTTGCCGCCTTCGGGCGAGTGGGGATCGCCAAGTCGACGGTCGAGGACGTCGCGAGCGCCGCTGGCGTGGCACGGGCCAGCGTCTACCGCTGGTTCCCGGGCGGGCGTGAGCAGCTGGTGGCCGAGGCCATCGCGTTCGAGGTCGGAAAGTTCTTCGACGGGCTGACCGAGACGTTGATGGGGGTCGACGATCTGGCGGAACGGCTGGAGCGGACGCTGCAGTACGCGCAGTCGACCCTGGCTGCCCACGAGGTGCTCCAACGCGTGCTCGAGACCGAACCCGAACGCCTGCTCCCGCACCTGAGCGATGCTGGCCCGATCATGTTGGCCACGTTGCGCCAGCGCCTGCTCCTGCTGCTCGCCGATCAGGCGCTACGGCCGGGCCTCGACGCCGAGGATGCGGCTGACTGGCTCAGCCGGATGCTGCTGTCGTTCATCGTGTCGCCCGGGGGTTGGGATCTCGACGACCCGGCAGCTGTCCGCCAACTCGTCCGGGGACACTTGTTGGCAGGCGTGCTGGTCGACGACCCGTAG